AGTTTGTGAAGAAGTGGGTGTTCCTTTTGCTTGCACAGAAGGTGTGTGTGGAACGTGTGTCATTAGAATTACAGAAGGGATGGAAAATCTATCACCCCCTACGCAAGAAGAGAAAGATTTTCTAGGAGAAGGTACATGTGAAGAAAGACTTGGATGTCAATGTAAAATAACATCTGGTACAGTAAGAGCTAGCATTTAATCATTATTAAAAGGTTTTACCCTATGTCTACAGTAGAAAATCAAAAAATTCATCGTCAAATGACTATAAAAGATATTTTATCTATGTTTCCTCAAAAAGCTCAAAAGCTATCTCAGGAAATAACAGCAGCTGGTTTACATTGTGTGGGTTGCCAAGCAGCTACTTGGGAAACATTAGAAGTTGGTATGTATGGTCATGGCATGAACGATGCCGCTATCGAAAAACTAGTTAGCCGTTTAAACGCTCTTTTAGAAGAAAAGGTTGATGACACTACAATCACAATAACTCCTAGAGCTGCAAAAAAATATTTAGAAATTCTGGAAGAAGAAGGCAAACAAGGCTACGGAATACGCTTTGGAGTTAGAATGGCTGGATGTAGTGGCTTCGAATATATTTTAGATTATTCTGAAAAAGCTGAAGAACACGATCATATCTTTGAATCACAAGGTATACAAATTCATATTTCTGATGAGTTAGTTGACAAGCTTTTAGGATCTGAGATCGATTATGTCGATGGCTTACACAACTCTGGTTTTAAAATAACAAATCCAAATGTGCGCTCATCTTGCGGCTGTGGTAACTCCCACAATTACTAGAATAAAAAAAAAAGACGGATGAAATATCCGTCTTTTTTTGCTAAGATCTTAATATTTTATACCGATACCAGCACCAAATTTCCAACCATCAATGTTTATATTTGTTTTATAAACACCATTTTCAAATCCATGATTTTTAAATCTTTGGAAAAGATAGTCAGCAAATACACTAAAGTATACACAATTGGTTACATCGTAAATTACAGATGATTTTAAAATGCATCCCCATGAACTTTTTCTTGTATGACGATCAACAAATGGTGAATCATCAAATATATTAACATGGGCGTAATGAGCTCCAATTCCTAAATTTATCTTCATCCAGTAGTTTAGTGGCACTACTCCGTTTAATCCAAAACTAACAGGTTGGATACGAATTCTTGTAAATTGATCTAAACCAAGTGATCCACCTCTTTTTCTAAAGTAACCAACATTTAACCAAAAGTCCGCTGGTAAGCATCCTAAGCTTTTTTGCAATTGAATTTGTGGCTCCCAACGTTCGCCGCCATAAATTTCTCTCATGATATTAGATTTGAAGTTGTAACAAGCAGCACGTGCCTCTATTCTCCACCCTCTAAACATATCCTCGCCAAGTAAATTGGTGAAATTATCGAGCCACTCATTACATGTCAAGCTAATAGGTACTAGCATTAATAATAGTAAAGCCTTTATTTTCATGCACTTATCCTCAGATTGTTTTAAAAATAGATTTATTTATTTGCCATAATTCTACTAATTAAAATATGTAACAATTATCAATGTATTTTTAAACTAAAATATGAAAAAAAATCAAAAAAACATTTGTCATTAATTTTTGCTATTTAAAATTAATAGTATGAAGCGCATCTTTTATAGATTCTGATAATGTTGGATGAGCAAAAGAACTGTTAACTATATCTTCAAAATTCATTCTATTTTTGATTCCAATAACGCCAATAGCAATTAGCTCAGATGCATTGGCTCCAAGTATATGCAAACCTAATAGTTTATGATTTGTTTCTTCTACGACAACTTTCACAAACCCATCAGTATCATTTATACATTTAGCTCTTGCGTTACCTTTAAAATAGGCTTGCCCAACTTTTACATTAAGATTGAATGTTTTGGCTTGTTTTTCAGTCAAGCCTACACTAGCCACTTCTGGATGTGTGTAAACGACATTAGGTATTGCTAAATAATCGACTTCTATTTTTTTTCCTTTTAAAAGGTGAGCTACTGCTACTCCCTCATCAGATGCTTTATGAGCAAGCATTGGACCATCAATTAAATCACCTATGGCAAAAATGTGCCTTTGACTTGTTTGAAAAGAATCATTTATCGCGATAGTGCCTTTTTCAGTCTTATTCACATTTATTTTTTCTAATCCTAAACCTTCAAAGTAAGGCTTTCTTCCAACGGCAACTAAAAGGATTTCACTTTTCAATTCTAATTTTTTTTGATTCATTTCAACTTCGATAATTGCGTAATCATTATGTGCCTTTCCATTTAAAACTTTAGCTTGTAAATGAAAATTTAAACCTTGCTTTTTCAAAATTTGAAGAAGGGCTCGACTTATACTCTCATCCATAGTTGGGCAAATACGGTCTAACATTTCAACGATTGTGACATCTGTCCCTAAACGTCTGTAAACAGAAGCTAATTCAACGCCAATGACTCCCCCACCTATAACCACCATACTTTGAGGTATTTTTTTTAAAGATAAAACTTCTGTGGATGAGACAATTGTTTTTTTATCAAAGGGTAAAAAAGGGATTTGAATTGGTTTTGAGCCTGTGGCTAAAATGAAATAATCAGCTGTTAGTGTGATTGAATGGTCATTTTTTATCTGTATTGTATGAGGATCAACAAAAGTGGCTTGTCCTTTAATAACTTCAACTTTGTTAGCTGTAAAAATACTATTCACACTTTGAACAAGGCTTTTAACTACTTCTCTTTTCCTTTCCATCATTTTAGGAAAATCACAAACAACCTCTTCTGCTTTTATTCCTTCAAGTTCACCGTTCTTTTTTATATATTCATACATTTGGGAGGTATGTAATAATGTTTTAGAAGGAATACATCCAACATTTAAACATGTACCTCCAACATCATTGTATTTTTCAACACAAGCTGTTTTAAATCCAAGTTTGGCACATTCTGCTGCTGCTACATAACCTCCAGGTCCAGATCCAATTACGATTACGTCAAAATGCTTATTCATTTTTACTCCTTCAAAAGAATAAGAGCTGGATTTTCTAATAATTCTTTGACATGTACCAAAAAAGTTACAGCTTCTTTGCCATCAATAATTCTATGATCGTAACTTAAAGCTAAATACATCATTGGCCTTACTACGATTTGGTCGTCTACAACAACTGCTCTTTTCATAATTTTATGCATACCTAAGATGCCAGCTTGTGGAGGATTTAATATGGGAGTTGAAAATAAAGATCCAAAAACCCCTCCATTTGTGATTGTAAAGCCTCCCCCTTGCAATTCATTTGGACGAATTTTACCCTCTTTTGCCCTCTTCGCAAAATCTTCAATAGCAAGTTCTATGCTGGAAAAACTTAAATGATCACAATCTTTTAATACGGGAACAAACAAACCTTTCTCTGTAGATACAGCAATTCCTATATCAAAATATTCCCTATGAACAATATCATCTCCTTCTATATAAGAATTTAAATCGGGAATTTTTTTTAGGGCATGCACAACTGCTTTGACAAAAAAGGACATAAACCCAAGCTTTACACCAAACTCTTTTGTAAATTTTTCTTGATTTTTGTTTCGAATTTCTATGATTTGACTTAAATCAACTTCATTAAAAGTTGTAAGCATGGCTGTATTTTGTTGTGATTGCACTAAACGTTCAGCTATCACCTTTCGAATATTACTCATTTTTCGTCTACTTTCGCTGCGAAGTGGCTTTTCTTTTATGAATAAAGTAGGTTCTGTTTCTTGTTTATTTATATCTTTTAAAAAATCGTCTGTTGTTAAACGAGCTTTTTGCTCTTTTACATCTGTTGGATTTGTTTTTTCTTTATTTTCTTTTGGCGAGGACGCATCCTCTTTTACTTGGGGCACTTCTAATTTAATTTGTCCTTTAGACGGTTCTTTAACTTGTTCTTTAGCAGGTTTTTCCTCGTTTTTTTTAGTCACTTCTTTTTTTTCTTCATTACTTTTTTGACTAACGGTTTGTGTTACTTTTTCATCATCTACCGTTCCTATAACCTGTCCAATTTTTGCTTTATCGCCCGTTTGTACATTAAACGTAATGACACCATCCGCGGGGGCATATAGAGCTTGATTTACTTTGTCTGTCTCAATTTCTAAAATTTCTTCATCAGTTTTAACAGAAGAACCACTTTCTTTAATAATCTGTCCTATTATCACTTCTGAAATAGATTCACCCATTGCAGGAATTTTTATATCAGTTTTCATTTTGCTTTTCCTTAAATAGTTGATTCATAAATTGTTTTACTTCCATATTGTGCAAATGGTGTGACCCGGTAGCTGGGGCCGCTTTTGCTTCTCGACCAACATATTGTAAATTTCCTTTTGGTAGGCAACTTTGTAAATCTGTTTTGATATAATTCCATGCTCCCATATTCTTGGGTTCTTCTTGCGCCCAAAAGTATTCTTTACAATCGGGATAGGAAAGAATAATTTTTTTTAATTCTTCTGTATCGAGAGGATACAATTGTTCTATCCGTATGATTGCTTCCTTATTAGAATCAGCCTTGTTTAATAAATCATAATAAACCTTGCCAGTGCAAAAAATCATACGTTGAACATTTTTTTTATCCGTTGGATCTTCTAAAATGTTTTGGAAACTACCTTTCGTTAATTCGTTTAAGTGACTTACACATTTTGGATATCTTAATAGAGCCTTTGGAGTGAAAACGATTAACGGCTTTTTTACCGGCATTAAGGCTTGCCTTCTAATTAAATGGAAAAGTTGAGCGGGAGTTGTAGGATATACAATTTGCATGTTGTCATCACCTGCAAGGCTCAAAAACCGTTCGATTCTAGCTGATGAATGCTCTGGTCCCTGTCCTTCATACCCATGGGGTAAAAGCATTGTAATACCAGAACTTAGAGCCCATTTTTGTTCGGCTGTTGCAATAAATTGATCTATTACTACTTGTGCGCTATTGGCAAAATCTCCAAATTGAGCTTCCCAAATAACTAAAGCTTTGCAATTCCCTAGACTATAACCAAATTCAAAACCTAATACGCTATTTTCTGATAAAGGTGAATTGAGTAAATCAAACCGACCTTGATTTTCCTTTAGGTGTTGTAATGGAAAATATTTATTTTCCTTTTCTTGATCAACCCATCCTCCATGGCGATGACTAAACGTACCTCTTTGACTATCTTGTCCAGATATCCTTACATCAATCCCTTCCCAAAGTAGAGATCCATAAGCTAAAATTTCTGCCATTCCCCAATCTAAAGGTTTAGTATTTTCCCCTTCTCGAATCATGGAAACTCGATCTTCTATAACCTTTTGTAATTTAGGATGCACTGAAAATCCGTCAGGAATTATGGCAAGCCTTTCTCCTATATCTTGTAATAAAGTTTTAGAAACTCCTGTTAAAATTGTCTTTTGAGGTATTTTTTTTTCAGATTGAATTTTTGGTTTTGTCTTTTTTAGATTTTCCTGACTTAAATTTAATGCATCAGTTAAAGATTTTTTAAATTCTTTTTCTAACTGTATGGCAATATTTTTTTCCAAAGATCCTCTTTGAGCTAATTGCTCAAAATAAACTTCTCGTATCGGTATTTTTTTTCTTATTTTTTGATATTCTAACGGTTGTGTATAAGAGGGTTCATCCGTTTCATTGTGTCCATATTTTCGATAACAATTTAAATCTATAAAGACATCACAATGAAAATATTGTCTAAGTTCAACTGCCAATTTTGTTATTAAAATACAACTTTCTGGATCTTCTGCATTTACATGGAAAACGGGGGATGCAAAAGTTTTTGCAATATCTGTGCAGTATCTAGTAGACCTTCCTTCTTTTGGTAATGTAGTAAATCCAATTTGATTATTAATCACTATATGGATCGTACCACCTGTTGAATAACCTGGAAGATTATAGAGCTGCAATGTTTCGTAAACAACTCCTTGACCTGAAATGGCAGCATCGCCATGAATCAAGACTGGAATCACAAGCTTTTGTTCTTCATCTCGTTCTAAAATTTGTCTAGCTTTCGTTCTGCCTTCAACGA
This DNA window, taken from Candidatus Rubidus massiliensis, encodes the following:
- the iscA gene encoding Iron-sulfur cluster assembly protein yields the protein MSTVENQKIHRQMTIKDILSMFPQKAQKLSQEITAAGLHCVGCQAATWETLEVGMYGHGMNDAAIEKLVSRLNALLEEKVDDTTITITPRAAKKYLEILEEEGKQGYGIRFGVRMAGCSGFEYILDYSEKAEEHDHIFESQGIQIHISDELVDKLLGSEIDYVDGLHNSGFKITNPNVRSSCGCGNSHNY
- the odhB gene encoding Dihydrolipoyllysine-residue succinyltransferase component of 2-oxoglutarate dehydrogenase complex; translated protein: MKTDIKIPAMGESISEVIIGQIIKESGSSVKTDEEILEIETDKVNQALYAPADGVITFNVQTGDKAKIGQVIGTVDDEKVTQTVSQKSNEEKKEVTKKNEEKPAKEQVKEPSKGQIKLEVPQVKEDASSPKENKEKTNPTDVKEQKARLTTDDFLKDINKQETEPTLFIKEKPLRSESRRKMSNIRKVIAERLVQSQQNTAMLTTFNEVDLSQIIEIRNKNQEKFTKEFGVKLGFMSFFVKAVVHALKKIPDLNSYIEGDDIVHREYFDIGIAVSTEKGLFVPVLKDCDHLSFSSIELAIEDFAKRAKEGKIRPNELQGGGFTITNGGVFGSLFSTPILNPPQAGILGMHKIMKRAVVVDDQIVVRPMMYLALSYDHRIIDGKEAVTFLVHVKELLENPALILLKE
- the kgd gene encoding 2-hydroxy-3-oxoadipate synthase: MNDDPLILGTSSNYQFVEELYQTFLQDPDKVDSSWKKYFESFPQKLKKNDHYTNGSNLRVFNLIQAYRFHGHLMAHCNPIETKGIERPKELQLETYGLSKEDLEKNFPSFGFFSEPSTTLKKIIEKLESIYCRLVGFEYMGLEREGLEQWVQNKIEPNFPEELPIEEKKEILNLLNKSELFESFLHTKYVGQKRFSLEGGETLIPMLQAIIDYSSKFGLKELIIGMAHRGRLNVLSNILNKSLSQIFSEFEEHYIPESIEGSGDVKYHKGFDSEVKNKQGQKVKIHLASNPSHLEAIDPIVEGRTKARQILERDEEQKLVIPVLIHGDAAISGQGVVYETLQLYNLPGYSTGGTIHIVINNQIGFTTLPKEGRSTRYCTDIAKTFASPVFHVNAEDPESCILITKLAVELRQYFHCDVFIDLNCYRKYGHNETDEPSYTQPLEYQKIRKKIPIREVYFEQLAQRGSLEKNIAIQLEKEFKKSLTDALNLSQENLKKTKPKIQSEKKIPQKTILTGVSKTLLQDIGERLAIIPDGFSVHPKLQKVIEDRVSMIREGENTKPLDWGMAEILAYGSLLWEGIDVRISGQDSQRGTFSHRHGGWVDQEKENKYFPLQHLKENQGRFDLLNSPLSENSVLGFEFGYSLGNCKALVIWEAQFGDFANSAQVVIDQFIATAEQKWALSSGITMLLPHGYEGQGPEHSSARIERFLSLAGDDNMQIVYPTTPAQLFHLIRRQALMPVKKPLIVFTPKALLRYPKCVSHLNELTKGSFQNILEDPTDKKNVQRMIFCTGKVYYDLLNKADSNKEAIIRIEQLYPLDTEELKKIILSYPDCKEYFWAQEEPKNMGAWNYIKTDLQSCLPKGNLQYVGREAKAAPATGSHHLHNMEVKQFMNQLFKEKQNEN
- the fdx1 gene encoding Ferredoxin-1, yielding MAKLIFEHNGEEVELPDGSPIAEVCEEVGVPFACTEGVCGTCVIRITEGMENLSPPTQEEKDFLGEGTCEERLGCQCKITSGTVRASI
- the lpd gene encoding Dihydrolipoyl dehydrogenase, producing MNKHFDVIVIGSGPGGYVAAAECAKLGFKTACVEKYNDVGGTCLNVGCIPSKTLLHTSQMYEYIKKNGELEGIKAEEVVCDFPKMMERKREVVKSLVQSVNSIFTANKVEVIKGQATFVDPHTIQIKNDHSITLTADYFILATGSKPIQIPFLPFDKKTIVSSTEVLSLKKIPQSMVVIGGGVIGVELASVYRRLGTDVTIVEMLDRICPTMDESISRALLQILKKQGLNFHLQAKVLNGKAHNDYAIIEVEMNQKKLELKSEILLVAVGRKPYFEGLGLEKINVNKTEKGTIAINDSFQTSQRHIFAIGDLIDGPMLAHKASDEGVAVAHLLKGKKIEVDYLAIPNVVYTHPEVASVGLTEKQAKTFNLNVKVGQAYFKGNARAKCINDTDGFVKVVVEETNHKLLGLHILGANASELIAIGVIGIKNRMNFEDIVNSSFAHPTLSESIKDALHTINFK